One window of the Thermogemmatispora onikobensis genome contains the following:
- a CDS encoding LacI family DNA-binding transcriptional regulator yields MSSSSATSRVAGAKRSREISIADIARVAGVSHTTVSRALRDSPLISEETRKRIQQLALEMGYTPNAIAQSLQTRRTSTIGLAVTSIADPFLSEVVRGVEEVARSAGLSVFLSATHNDPEREIEVIETFHRRRVDGILVASSRITGEYKQRLDQIRVPTVLINSQAESQYELLHWVAVDDFAGAQLAVAHLLALGHRAIGYLGTHSRPRSCRQRLEGYQAALASAGLVPREEWVTIIAAEEASPQEDLLCGRRALQRLLDAGVTAVFCQNDMMAIGILMACYRRGLAVPAELSVVGFDDIEMASYISPPLTTVRQPRIELGRLAMQVLLDLLHDQEGCNHVLSPMLVVRESTAPPPTSRPATGR; encoded by the coding sequence GTGAGCAGCTCATCTGCCACAAGTCGAGTTGCTGGAGCGAAACGCTCGCGTGAAATCTCCATTGCCGATATTGCGCGAGTGGCCGGCGTCTCCCATACCACCGTCTCGCGCGCCTTGCGCGATAGCCCCTTGATCAGCGAAGAGACGCGGAAGCGTATCCAACAATTGGCGCTGGAGATGGGCTACACACCCAATGCGATCGCCCAAAGCTTGCAAACACGGCGCACCAGCACGATTGGCCTGGCGGTAACCTCAATTGCCGATCCCTTCCTGAGTGAGGTTGTGCGCGGGGTCGAAGAGGTCGCACGCTCGGCTGGCCTAAGCGTCTTCTTGAGCGCCACGCATAACGATCCCGAGCGGGAGATTGAGGTGATCGAGACGTTCCATCGCCGGCGTGTTGACGGCATCCTGGTGGCTTCTTCGCGTATTACAGGGGAGTATAAGCAGCGACTTGATCAGATTCGCGTACCGACGGTGTTGATCAACAGCCAGGCTGAGTCGCAGTATGAGCTGCTCCACTGGGTGGCGGTCGATGATTTTGCAGGGGCGCAGCTGGCGGTTGCGCACCTGCTGGCTCTCGGCCATCGCGCCATTGGCTATCTAGGCACACATAGCCGCCCGCGTTCCTGCCGCCAACGGCTGGAAGGTTATCAGGCCGCTCTGGCTAGCGCTGGTCTGGTGCCACGTGAGGAGTGGGTGACGATCATAGCGGCAGAAGAAGCTTCCCCCCAGGAAGATCTTCTTTGTGGACGCCGCGCGCTTCAGCGCCTGCTCGATGCGGGAGTGACTGCCGTCTTCTGCCAGAATGATATGATGGCCATCGGAATCCTAATGGCCTGCTACCGTCGTGGCCTGGCGGTCCCTGCTGAGCTGAGTGTCGTCGGCTTCGACGATATCGAGATGGCCAGCTATATTAGCCCCCCCTTAACCACGGTGCGTCAACCTCGTATCGAGCTTGGGCGTCTGGCGATGCAGGTACTGCTTGATCTGCTCCATGATCAAGAGGGCTGCAATCATGTCCTTTCCCCGATGCTGGTGGTGCGTGAAAGCACCGCTCCGCCACCGACCTCTCGCCCTGCGACGGGAAGGTGA
- a CDS encoding TIM barrel protein encodes MAMEKIHIANAPCSWGTLEFDETQPQKPAIPWGQMLDELQAAGYEGTELGDWGYLPTATDHLAAELYRRGLTLVAGFVPVMLREPSTLRTGLEQALRIASLLAAVSQATGAAWQPLLLLADENGRDPLRTSCAGRISPAQGLTPHEWRIFARNSEIVARVIYESTGLRTAFHHHCAGYVETPEEIARFLELTDPSLIGLTFDTGHYLYGSGSSEPELVEEALRRFDSRIWHVHFKDCSPRVAQEARTQGWDYFTALRHGVFCELGQGTVPFPAVVDWLRQRSYQGWIVVEQDVLPGMGSPYLSALRNRQYLHGLGL; translated from the coding sequence ATGGCAATGGAGAAGATTCACATAGCAAACGCGCCCTGCTCCTGGGGAACGCTGGAGTTCGATGAGACCCAGCCACAGAAGCCGGCCATCCCCTGGGGGCAGATGTTGGACGAGCTGCAAGCCGCTGGCTATGAAGGGACAGAATTAGGGGACTGGGGCTATCTGCCTACGGCAACGGATCACCTGGCTGCAGAGCTGTATAGACGCGGGTTGACACTCGTGGCTGGCTTTGTTCCCGTGATGCTCAGGGAGCCGAGCACGCTGCGGACAGGTCTGGAGCAGGCCCTGCGCATCGCCAGCTTGCTCGCAGCGGTCTCTCAGGCCACGGGGGCCGCCTGGCAACCGCTGTTGCTCCTGGCCGACGAGAATGGCCGTGATCCTCTCCGGACATCCTGCGCTGGACGCATCTCCCCTGCTCAGGGACTGACCCCTCATGAGTGGCGCATCTTCGCACGCAACAGCGAGATCGTTGCTCGCGTCATCTACGAGTCCACGGGACTACGCACAGCCTTCCATCATCATTGTGCTGGTTACGTGGAAACACCCGAGGAGATTGCTCGCTTTCTGGAGCTGACAGATCCGAGCCTCATTGGCCTGACTTTCGATACCGGCCACTACCTCTACGGCAGCGGCAGCAGTGAGCCAGAGCTGGTCGAGGAAGCTCTGCGTCGCTTTGATTCACGGATCTGGCATGTCCATTTTAAAGACTGCTCACCAAGAGTAGCCCAAGAAGCCCGTACCCAGGGCTGGGACTACTTTACAGCGCTACGCCACGGTGTTTTCTGCGAGCTAGGGCAGGGGACGGTTCCATTCCCTGCAGTGGTGGACTGGCTCCGGCAGCGCAGCTATCAGGGCTGGATCGTCGTCGAGCAGGATGTGCTGCCCGGTATGGGCAGCCCCTATCTCAGTGCCCTGCGCAATCGCCAGTACTTGCATGGGCTTGGCCTCTAG
- a CDS encoding serine/threonine protein kinase: MAELISTSDFASEGEQRAAAALRQGLPASWLVICNKVFPAKNGKSFEIDFLAIGQRWIFVIDEKSWQGPWRGNEEFWTRADGTSERSPLAKVDYVAKVVAGSLREKIPSLRGNEHFVQGVVLLSSPTAQPVIHDVRASTALFRLDEVCERLQELDEHQGNPLVGQLHSLLRTTLTGLPARPKLPRQIGTGFQIEEAEQVRPKLYRCRALEKVSGTNRPRIVMLYELDLDPLERQEAQEFYTRTYKALEQLQPTGLVPRAETPFPWSDRFMVVAIVPPEGEGRALSALPLPETREEFLKDLQMAAIAFKGLAQIHDQGVLHRALTPAALMVQFPKGQPPRVLFTDFYAARVSGMSIAARLDKTAVDDPYAAEDVLISYEFATRQTDTFSLALVMLERLSGTPISLLRPTVNEPPCLPDDPRWRSFLPPEPSAALSELFRSVLLPSREEQPPSAEELAHRLEEILRQAQQPQVSELPQTLVNGKFVVHRLLGQGAMARTYLVSEKDQPGRGQLVLKQFSQPTEAHDHAIQEYKALKNIKSKYFPAIQEPGEDPHIAMEYIPGPTLQQLEGEFPWPLERWWPFAQDLLKALATLEEYGILHRDIKPANIILHEVDNHPVLIDFGFAIRRGEERSLAGTPLYLPPEALTAASPPADCDRYAAAVVLFKMLTGQLPFTYSTEGQRILRPVEDLPGADEHVQRLAAVLLRALDPEPQRRPVSARQFLAELEQAELAAVVAAEETTPVLETGQEREARVNPWVEQVRGLYRKSASGNADNRGLDSDFVRQTYVETDLDRKLLPLVLARRPLALFLSGNPGDGKTAFLEQVRQKLVELGANPVAERSDQSGWELVYQDHVFRSCYDASEAHGGLSADEQLTRRLQELEGSERPAAALTVLVAINDGRLADYFERYGERFSWLKRQLSRSRRSESLREQEVWLVDLKRRAFVALPGEQARERSLFHRVLNSLVAKEHWTICQSCTAEAICPIYQNAQMLHQNRTKRRLEFLLLLHHLRHQRHMTMRDLRSALAFLITGNLSCSEVHAARQGEDGGAALLERACWQSAFAPAEVDDELLRDLRAFDPARFPQPHLDRFLHFHQGSSDALLRVELMADGKDLPRQRFREERDWLAAWKRRLYFYGPRLDDEDLRPELPSVRWPDLLPYRYALLYLQLLKGEQEELEETRRKLALGILRSDGINADLPDGHLSVVVRASEEQQLIILKQLPLEQFILESVGTSDNEVVETLPEFLVLRHRSGTPRLEISLDLFELLLRLADGLQPEALELQPLLEDLRHFKHAVLLMETKDLVLIEKGQHLHHLTQRDGKVVRTAIA, from the coding sequence GTGGCTGAGTTGATCAGTACGAGCGACTTCGCAAGCGAGGGAGAGCAGCGGGCAGCTGCGGCCTTGCGCCAGGGGTTGCCCGCCTCGTGGCTGGTGATCTGTAATAAGGTCTTTCCAGCGAAGAATGGGAAATCCTTCGAGATTGATTTTCTAGCAATAGGCCAGCGCTGGATCTTTGTGATCGATGAGAAGTCCTGGCAGGGTCCCTGGCGGGGCAACGAGGAGTTCTGGACTCGGGCCGATGGGACATCAGAGCGGAGTCCGCTGGCAAAGGTCGATTACGTGGCTAAGGTGGTGGCCGGCTCCCTGCGAGAAAAAATCCCTTCTCTGAGGGGGAACGAGCACTTTGTGCAGGGCGTTGTCCTCCTCTCTTCGCCAACTGCTCAGCCGGTGATTCACGATGTGCGGGCTTCGACGGCCCTTTTTAGGCTGGACGAGGTGTGCGAGCGCCTGCAGGAGTTAGATGAACACCAGGGCAATCCTTTGGTCGGTCAGTTGCATTCGCTGCTGAGAACTACGCTGACGGGCCTGCCCGCGCGCCCCAAGCTTCCACGTCAGATCGGCACTGGGTTTCAGATTGAGGAGGCAGAACAGGTACGTCCGAAGCTCTACCGCTGCCGCGCGCTCGAGAAGGTTTCTGGGACCAATCGACCTCGCATTGTTATGCTCTATGAGCTTGATCTCGATCCACTAGAACGTCAGGAGGCGCAGGAATTCTATACGCGCACGTATAAGGCGCTGGAGCAATTACAGCCAACAGGCCTGGTGCCGCGAGCCGAGACCCCTTTCCCTTGGTCAGATAGGTTTATGGTGGTAGCTATTGTTCCACCCGAGGGTGAGGGCCGTGCGTTGAGCGCTCTGCCGCTGCCGGAGACGCGCGAGGAGTTTCTGAAAGACCTGCAAATGGCGGCTATAGCCTTTAAAGGGTTGGCCCAGATCCATGATCAGGGCGTCCTTCATCGCGCGTTAACTCCCGCTGCGCTCATGGTGCAGTTTCCAAAGGGTCAGCCGCCCCGTGTGCTCTTCACCGACTTTTATGCAGCGCGCGTCAGTGGTATGTCCATTGCAGCGAGGCTCGATAAGACCGCAGTCGACGATCCCTACGCTGCCGAGGATGTGCTCATCAGCTACGAGTTCGCGACACGGCAGACGGATACCTTTAGCCTGGCGCTGGTGATGCTTGAGCGCCTCTCCGGTACTCCTATTTCCCTGCTGCGCCCGACAGTCAATGAACCACCATGTCTGCCTGATGACCCCCGCTGGCGGTCTTTCCTTCCTCCTGAGCCATCGGCAGCCTTGTCAGAGCTTTTCCGCTCAGTCCTGCTGCCTTCGCGGGAGGAGCAGCCCCCCAGCGCTGAGGAGCTGGCTCACCGCCTGGAAGAGATCCTACGCCAGGCCCAACAGCCCCAGGTCAGTGAGCTTCCTCAGACCCTGGTGAACGGCAAGTTCGTCGTCCACCGCTTGCTCGGCCAGGGAGCAATGGCCCGTACGTATCTGGTGAGCGAGAAAGACCAGCCAGGACGGGGACAATTGGTGCTGAAACAGTTCTCGCAGCCAACTGAGGCCCATGATCATGCAATTCAAGAATACAAAGCTTTAAAAAATATAAAGAGCAAGTATTTTCCGGCCATCCAGGAGCCAGGGGAAGACCCTCATATTGCGATGGAGTATATCCCTGGCCCGACGCTGCAGCAGCTCGAAGGAGAATTTCCCTGGCCTCTAGAGCGCTGGTGGCCCTTCGCCCAGGACCTGCTGAAGGCCCTGGCGACGCTAGAGGAATATGGCATTCTTCACCGCGACATCAAACCTGCCAATATTATTCTGCACGAGGTCGATAATCATCCAGTCCTGATCGATTTCGGCTTTGCCATCCGGCGAGGCGAAGAGCGTAGCCTGGCTGGTACGCCGCTCTATCTGCCGCCCGAGGCGCTGACTGCTGCCAGTCCGCCCGCCGATTGCGATCGCTATGCGGCTGCTGTCGTGCTTTTTAAGATGTTGACAGGCCAGTTGCCTTTTACCTACAGCACGGAGGGGCAACGTATTCTGCGTCCTGTAGAGGACTTGCCAGGTGCTGATGAGCATGTGCAGCGCCTGGCTGCCGTGCTCTTGCGCGCGCTTGATCCCGAGCCCCAGCGGCGACCTGTCAGCGCTCGTCAGTTTCTGGCAGAGTTGGAACAGGCCGAGCTGGCGGCAGTAGTGGCGGCAGAGGAGACAACGCCGGTCCTTGAAACTGGTCAGGAACGGGAGGCGCGAGTCAATCCCTGGGTGGAGCAGGTGCGCGGTCTCTATCGCAAGAGTGCCAGCGGGAACGCCGACAATCGCGGCCTGGACAGCGACTTTGTGCGTCAGACCTACGTAGAGACGGACCTCGATCGGAAGCTGCTGCCGCTTGTGCTGGCCCGGCGCCCGCTCGCGCTTTTCCTCTCGGGCAATCCTGGCGACGGCAAGACGGCTTTCTTGGAGCAGGTGCGCCAGAAGCTGGTTGAGCTAGGCGCCAATCCCGTAGCAGAGCGCTCCGATCAAAGCGGCTGGGAGCTGGTCTATCAGGATCATGTCTTCCGTAGTTGCTACGATGCTTCTGAGGCCCACGGCGGGTTGAGCGCCGATGAGCAGCTTACGCGCCGGCTCCAGGAGTTGGAAGGCTCCGAGCGTCCAGCGGCAGCGCTGACAGTGCTGGTGGCTATCAATGATGGTCGCCTGGCCGATTATTTTGAGCGCTACGGTGAGCGCTTTAGCTGGTTGAAGAGGCAGCTGAGTCGCTCCCGCCGCAGTGAATCGCTGCGAGAGCAAGAGGTCTGGCTGGTCGATTTGAAGCGACGCGCTTTTGTGGCCTTGCCCGGCGAGCAGGCGCGGGAGCGCTCACTCTTCCACCGCGTGCTGAATAGCCTGGTGGCAAAGGAGCACTGGACGATCTGCCAGTCTTGCACTGCCGAGGCCATCTGTCCGATTTATCAGAATGCACAGATGCTGCATCAGAACCGCACCAAGCGGCGGTTGGAATTCCTCTTGTTGCTGCATCATCTGCGCCACCAGCGTCATATGACGATGCGTGACCTGCGTTCGGCTCTGGCCTTTCTGATCACAGGCAATCTGAGCTGCAGCGAGGTGCATGCTGCTCGCCAGGGCGAAGATGGGGGAGCGGCTTTGCTAGAGCGCGCGTGCTGGCAGAGCGCTTTTGCTCCCGCCGAGGTTGACGATGAGCTGCTGCGCGATCTGCGGGCGTTTGATCCTGCACGCTTTCCTCAGCCTCATCTGGATCGCTTCCTGCATTTCCATCAAGGGTCATCAGATGCCCTGCTGCGCGTTGAGTTGATGGCTGACGGAAAAGATTTGCCGCGCCAGCGTTTCCGCGAAGAGCGCGATTGGCTGGCTGCCTGGAAGCGCCGCCTCTATTTCTATGGTCCACGTCTGGATGATGAGGATCTGCGTCCAGAACTGCCTTCCGTGCGCTGGCCCGATCTTCTGCCTTACCGCTATGCTCTGCTCTACCTGCAGTTGCTGAAAGGTGAACAGGAAGAGTTGGAGGAGACACGCCGCAAGCTGGCTCTTGGCATTTTGCGGTCGGATGGGATCAACGCCGATTTGCCAGATGGCCATTTGAGTGTGGTGGTGCGCGCTTCGGAGGAGCAGCAACTGATTATTCTGAAGCAGCTCCCGCTGGAGCAGTTCATTCTGGAGTCAGTCGGCACTAGCGATAATGAGGTCGTTGAGACCTTACCCGAGTTCCTGGTACTGCGTCATCGCTCGGGAACGCCTCGTCTGGAGATCTCTCTCGATCTGTTTGAGCTGCTGCTGCGCCTGGCGGATGGTTTGCAGCCAGAGGCTCTAGAGCTGCAGCCGCTGCTGGAGGATCTGCGCCATTTCAAGCATGCGGTGCTGCTGATGGAAACAAAGGATCTTGTGTTGATCGAGAAAGGTCAGCATCTGCACCACTTGACGCAGCGCGACGGTAAGGTGGTCAGAACAGCCATTGCTTGA
- the iolD gene encoding 3D-(3,5/4)-trihydroxycyclohexane-1,2-dione acylhydrolase (decyclizing), with amino-acid sequence MSEHIGRRMTMAQALIAFLRNQYIERDGVELPFFAGCFGIFGHGNVAGIGQALQELPDFRYYQARNEQAMVHTAIAYAKVKNRLQTFACTSSIGPGATNMVTGAATATINRLPVLLLPGDFFARRNVAPVLQQLESEHTQDISVNDCFKPVSRYWDRITRPEQLLTALPEAMRVLTSPAETGAVTLALPQDVQTEAYTYPEAFFRKRIWHIPRPRPDRRLLEEAAAWIRASQRPLIIAGGGVIYAEAWTLLERLVTETGIPVAETMAGKGSLRFDHPLNLGAIGATGTFAANRLAREADLIIGIGTRYSDFTTASKTAFRHPAVRFVNINVSEFDAAKHSALSLIGDARATLDELLPLLAGYQVSPEYRQCAEALHCEWEAEVSHIYGLRHGPLPSQGELIGAVNEYGSPDGIVVCAAGSLPGDLHKLWRTRHPKQFHLEYGYSCMGYEIAGGLGAKMAAPEREVYVLVGDGSYLMMNGEIVTSIQEGYKLVIVLFDNQGFKSIGSLSRSLGQSGFGTRYVYPRNGRLPGDEAGSEVVPLPVDLAENARSLGAYVIRCRETADVVAALETAHAMDRTTVIYVPCDRYESVPSYESWWDVTVAEVSSSPQVQAARHEWEAMRTQERYFL; translated from the coding sequence ATGAGTGAGCACATTGGCCGACGCATGACAATGGCACAAGCGCTGATTGCTTTCCTACGCAATCAATATATAGAACGCGACGGCGTAGAGCTGCCTTTTTTCGCTGGCTGCTTTGGAATCTTCGGTCATGGCAATGTAGCGGGCATTGGCCAGGCCCTCCAGGAGCTGCCCGATTTCCGTTATTACCAGGCTCGCAACGAGCAAGCAATGGTCCATACGGCCATCGCCTATGCAAAAGTCAAGAATCGCCTGCAGACCTTTGCCTGTACCTCCTCGATTGGACCGGGGGCTACAAATATGGTCACCGGCGCCGCCACAGCTACCATTAACCGACTCCCTGTGCTCTTGCTGCCCGGAGATTTCTTTGCTCGGCGCAATGTGGCTCCAGTGTTGCAGCAGTTGGAGTCAGAGCATACTCAGGATATCTCGGTCAATGATTGCTTTAAGCCAGTGAGCCGCTACTGGGATCGTATCACGCGCCCGGAACAGCTGCTGACCGCCCTGCCTGAAGCAATGCGTGTGCTGACGAGTCCAGCGGAGACGGGAGCGGTGACCCTGGCTTTGCCCCAGGATGTGCAGACAGAGGCCTATACGTACCCAGAGGCTTTTTTCCGTAAACGGATCTGGCATATTCCCCGTCCGCGACCAGACCGGCGACTGCTAGAAGAGGCCGCCGCCTGGATACGAGCCAGCCAGCGCCCACTGATTATCGCGGGTGGCGGCGTGATCTATGCTGAAGCCTGGACTCTGCTGGAACGCCTGGTGACCGAGACGGGGATTCCAGTAGCCGAGACGATGGCCGGGAAGGGCAGTCTGCGCTTTGATCACCCCCTCAATCTCGGAGCGATCGGCGCCACTGGTACGTTCGCGGCGAATCGCCTGGCGCGCGAGGCCGATCTGATTATCGGCATTGGAACACGCTATAGCGACTTTACGACAGCCTCGAAGACCGCCTTCCGTCATCCAGCGGTGCGGTTCGTCAATATCAATGTGTCGGAGTTCGATGCGGCAAAGCACTCGGCTCTCTCGCTGATAGGCGATGCCCGCGCGACGCTCGATGAGCTGTTGCCGCTGCTGGCAGGCTATCAGGTGTCGCCTGAGTACCGACAATGTGCCGAGGCCCTGCACTGCGAATGGGAGGCTGAGGTCTCACATATCTACGGCCTGCGTCATGGGCCACTTCCCTCACAGGGCGAGCTGATTGGGGCTGTTAATGAATATGGTTCCCCCGATGGGATCGTAGTCTGTGCCGCCGGGAGCTTGCCGGGCGATTTGCATAAGCTCTGGCGTACACGTCATCCGAAGCAGTTTCATCTGGAGTACGGCTATAGCTGCATGGGCTACGAGATCGCCGGGGGCCTGGGGGCGAAAATGGCTGCTCCCGAACGGGAGGTCTACGTCCTGGTCGGTGATGGCTCCTATCTGATGATGAATGGAGAAATTGTGACCTCCATTCAGGAGGGCTATAAGCTGGTTATCGTGCTCTTCGATAACCAGGGCTTCAAGAGTATCGGCTCACTGAGCCGCTCGCTCGGTCAGAGTGGCTTCGGGACACGCTATGTCTACCCCCGCAATGGTCGCTTGCCAGGCGATGAGGCCGGCTCCGAGGTGGTGCCGCTACCCGTTGATCTGGCAGAGAACGCTCGCAGTCTGGGCGCTTATGTGATCCGTTGCCGCGAGACCGCCGACGTGGTGGCCGCCCTGGAAACCGCTCATGCAATGGATCGCACAACGGTGATTTATGTGCCATGCGACCGCTATGAGAGTGTGCCCTCTTATGAAAGCTGGTGGGATGTAACCGTGGCAGAGGTAAGCTCTAGCCCCCAGGTCCAGGCCGCTCGCCATGAATGGGAAGCGATGCGCACTCAAGAACGATACTTCCTATAG
- the iolG gene encoding inositol 2-dehydrogenase — MTVKLLTVGLIGAGRIGRLHAHHLMRRLSHVRLLAVADACAEAAESCARECGIPRFCSNYQEILADPQIKAVLICSPTATHAQLIQEAARSGKHIFCEKPLALDLETIDRALAAVEQAGVKLQTGFNRRFDANFRRVRWAVEQGEIGAPLMLHITSRDPAPPSAAYLRISGGLFLDMTIHDFDMARFLLGSEVEEVFALAHSQGEPEITLAGDVAHAAVMLRFANGAIATISNSRRARYGYDQRIELFGSEGSIAIDNVYPNTAVISDRHGVRRDLPAHFFMERYAESFAAELQAFVDAVLDDRPVPVSGYDGRVPVAIALAAQRSLEEHRPVFLREIT; from the coding sequence ATGACTGTGAAACTGCTGACCGTTGGTTTAATTGGCGCGGGACGGATCGGACGCCTCCATGCTCATCATTTGATGAGACGTCTTTCACATGTTCGGCTGCTGGCCGTGGCCGATGCCTGCGCTGAGGCCGCTGAGTCCTGCGCTCGCGAGTGCGGCATACCTCGCTTCTGCTCAAACTATCAAGAGATTCTGGCAGATCCACAGATCAAGGCCGTCCTGATCTGCTCACCAACAGCTACCCACGCCCAGCTGATCCAGGAAGCCGCTCGCTCCGGGAAGCATATCTTCTGCGAGAAGCCGCTAGCATTGGACCTGGAGACGATCGATCGCGCACTGGCTGCCGTCGAGCAAGCGGGAGTCAAACTACAGACGGGCTTTAATCGCCGCTTTGACGCGAACTTCCGCCGTGTCAGATGGGCTGTTGAGCAAGGGGAGATTGGCGCTCCGTTGATGCTCCACATTACAAGCCGTGATCCCGCTCCTCCATCGGCTGCTTATCTCCGAATCTCAGGCGGATTGTTCCTCGATATGACAATCCATGATTTCGATATGGCCCGCTTCCTGCTGGGCAGTGAAGTCGAAGAGGTCTTTGCTCTGGCCCATAGCCAGGGTGAACCAGAAATCACCCTGGCGGGGGACGTGGCCCACGCTGCCGTCATGCTGCGTTTCGCCAATGGGGCCATCGCCACGATCAGCAATAGCCGCCGCGCTCGCTATGGCTATGATCAACGCATTGAGCTGTTCGGCAGTGAAGGTAGCATCGCCATCGACAATGTCTATCCCAATACGGCAGTAATCAGCGACCGTCATGGCGTGCGACGCGATCTTCCTGCGCATTTCTTCATGGAACGCTATGCCGAAAGCTTTGCCGCCGAGCTGCAAGCCTTTGTCGATGCTGTGCTGGATGACCGCCCCGTGCCTGTCAGCGGCTACGATGGCCGCGTCCCGGTGGCGATTGCCCTGGCAGCTCAACGCTCTTTGGAGGAGCATCGCCCTGTCTTCCTGCGTGAGATAACCTGA
- the iolC gene encoding 5-dehydro-2-deoxygluconokinase, whose translation MEPEQQRQRAYDLVAIGRSSLDLYSNDIGAPFEEIKSFAAYVGGCPTNICVGARRLGLRSALLTAVGDDQVGNFILRFLACEGVETRYIVRKPGYRSSAVVLGIQPPDRFPLTYYRDHCADIELTIDDVLATPLSECRVLLITGTGLSKEPSRSATLFAAELAHEQGVMVVLDIDYRPDQWHDQRAFGVAIRSTLPLVDLVIGTEDEIKAALLRDPGQVQVAHSQISDARVSGDVEKAIQEMLRRGPRALVEKRGARGSRVHLASSENRHSSPSCLEAPGFPVAVQNILGAGDAFAAGLLYGLLQGWDWYRAARLGNACGAILVTRHGCADFMPTYAEVRAFVEEHGGL comes from the coding sequence ATGGAGCCAGAGCAGCAGCGGCAGCGTGCTTATGATCTTGTTGCTATAGGGCGCTCCTCTCTCGACCTGTACTCCAACGACATCGGGGCGCCATTTGAGGAAATTAAAAGTTTTGCGGCCTATGTTGGTGGTTGCCCTACGAACATCTGTGTGGGGGCCCGGCGACTGGGATTACGCTCGGCGCTGTTGACTGCCGTTGGCGATGATCAGGTGGGCAATTTTATCCTCCGTTTTCTGGCTTGTGAGGGCGTAGAGACACGCTACATAGTGCGCAAGCCAGGGTATCGGAGTAGCGCTGTGGTGCTGGGAATCCAGCCGCCAGACCGCTTCCCGCTTACCTACTATCGCGATCACTGCGCTGACATTGAGCTGACGATCGACGATGTGCTGGCGACGCCGCTCAGTGAGTGCCGCGTCTTGCTCATCACTGGTACCGGACTGAGCAAGGAGCCGAGTCGCAGCGCCACACTCTTTGCTGCCGAGCTGGCACACGAGCAGGGTGTGATGGTAGTCCTGGATATCGATTATCGCCCTGACCAGTGGCATGACCAGCGCGCTTTCGGGGTCGCGATCCGCTCGACGCTGCCGCTGGTCGATCTGGTGATCGGTACTGAGGATGAGATCAAAGCGGCCCTGCTGCGCGATCCTGGACAGGTGCAGGTGGCACACTCGCAGATCTCCGATGCCCGGGTGAGCGGCGATGTCGAGAAGGCTATCCAGGAGATGCTGCGTCGCGGACCGCGAGCGCTGGTGGAGAAGCGAGGCGCTCGCGGCTCGCGGGTTCACCTGGCGTCATCTGAGAACCGGCACAGTTCGCCGTCCTGCCTGGAGGCACCAGGGTTTCCTGTAGCCGTTCAAAATATTCTGGGCGCTGGGGACGCCTTCGCTGCCGGCCTGCTCTACGGCTTGCTGCAGGGCTGGGATTGGTATCGAGCTGCCCGTCTGGGAAACGCCTGCGGGGCCATCCTGGTGACGCGGCATGGCTGCGCCGATTTTATGCCGACCTACGCGGAAGTGCGGGCCTTCGTCGAGGAACACGGTGGCCTCTAG
- a CDS encoding SPL family radical SAM protein, translating to MHVSSVEASGILTPQRGGFLAAPPYPFTHALSAYTGCAYGQTACGQYCYARFLPNWKTAGLGVPWGLAVQVKINAPLLLEQTLGRMSPERRRGLRIFMSTTTDPYQPLERRYQVTRRCLEVFASYPDLDLLVVQTRSPLAERDLDLLHQIPYAWLSVTIETDDMAYLRQLGGGPALERRWQLIRQASRLGVKTQITISPCLRFTDVETFGGRLLESGARRLLVDTVEGDGAGGERTARTPFAHLEPAWQNTQPAHALYAYLRLHGPGRGLAVGWGASGFCGIAPRS from the coding sequence ATGCATGTCTCTAGTGTGGAGGCCAGCGGCATCCTTACACCGCAGCGTGGGGGTTTTTTGGCTGCACCTCCCTATCCGTTTACGCATGCCTTGTCCGCTTATACAGGCTGCGCCTATGGCCAGACAGCGTGTGGTCAGTATTGTTATGCGCGCTTCTTGCCAAACTGGAAGACTGCTGGCCTGGGTGTTCCCTGGGGTCTGGCTGTGCAGGTGAAAATTAATGCCCCGCTGCTACTGGAGCAGACACTGGGTCGTATGTCCCCCGAGCGACGGCGCGGTCTGCGCATTTTTATGAGTACCACCACCGATCCATACCAGCCGCTTGAGCGGCGCTATCAGGTGACACGCCGCTGTCTGGAGGTCTTTGCTTCTTACCCTGACCTTGATTTGTTGGTGGTGCAGACGCGCTCACCACTGGCCGAGCGCGACCTCGATCTACTGCACCAGATTCCTTATGCCTGGCTTTCGGTGACGATCGAGACGGATGATATGGCCTATCTGCGCCAGTTGGGCGGTGGGCCTGCGCTGGAACGCCGCTGGCAGCTGATACGCCAGGCCAGTCGCCTGGGGGTAAAGACGCAGATTACAATTAGCCCTTGTCTGCGTTTTACTGATGTCGAGACCTTTGGAGGTCGGCTCCTTGAGAGCGGTGCACGTCGTTTGCTGGTGGATACGGTTGAGGGCGACGGCGCAGGCGGTGAGCGCACGGCACGCACTCCTTTTGCACACCTGGAACCGGCTTGGCAGAACACGCAACCCGCACATGCTCTTTACGCCTACCTGCGTCTGCATGGGCCTGGTCGCGGCCTGGCTGTCGGTTGGGGCGCAAGCGGCTTCTGCGGTATCGCTCCCCGCTCCTAG